Proteins co-encoded in one Montipora capricornis isolate CH-2021 chromosome 12, ASM3666992v2, whole genome shotgun sequence genomic window:
- the LOC138027047 gene encoding endoribonuclease Dicer-like isoform X1: protein MDRSSNLKEMSFCRPHPAVELIEKTFDVGNENVVCLASDESRLFIVCKLFQEARRRDRKAGKMVFLVDDEKDEIVEQFLNATSHQGMLSVNTYFDETAVVNKGSDQISSCIILTKGEPFQEILRAGIMDLTSVKLIVFDKCHLACDPGHPFAILLRYLEGCVCESKPRIVGISSEMMQQQACPEDLERFLNSLEEEFHCKASISNGLLALNRYGEQVEVEVTYYTYTQPQKSELTYRIMEVLQRALEFLKDIPGSDATSQECVLFMKHIFTECCKVLLLFGPLQIAYVCNLVLKELKKLEKRCSRKFDLLTVQFCQTQANLILKLSTQDKLQGEEYNSPDATTKLLFYLSTHLKQENTENIHNADSSFCNRKDVCVNSPSSQQPKLAENPSSCLQSHDCPSLDPVPVATSQQNQKGLQSTYGAKNYSDDPLCIVLVPSVIVAKALNSLINKLSNSRPKYSFLKSACVDPHRAKQGMIERSLSVDTDDNVLECVRDGSVNIVISTFEIEEEIYVRRCSLLIRLGMPKDFNGYINVKKKVRSSEAKVVFLVNEEDKYKEEERFKVFHEIEHILLEKCYNTSRPSCHEIQKLFQQEPSEAYEPFGKDLLSSISLVNSYCSKFPSSGVGAPVPYCRTQEIWSDSKVQFVSTLYLPRNSPVYWPIQVTSTYSRNDMNKETLRKATIKSEMLVAMETCRQLHKAGELDDDLQPISRFQVFRLTAENEKCNWEVVDCGMGIDGSVKRNRVYIRKFPAILEDNLPVCGGPSFLYSITMELTKPLTFERAARSRSKGHPSGDCYSLGILCRRTLPKIPGMVIFDRAGEVTATIAECRRNPFVPSLDQLALIQRFTGFIFKEIAKPGNTSTKTFPKFDPSVATSGYYVVLLKNSEDGRSSRADGLDAKEIAFDFMQSIEKALGSFDSPADPAPAGIQDMEKFADAVVTAVYNDKRLRYYVADICYDRSPVDPFPNQDAAATFAEYYQKRYGIQVTLDQPLLDVDHISSRLNFLLPRYQSIKGHELSFPWKDSRRSQKAQLYVVPELCSIHPLPAYLWRRLFLLPSVLYRMESLLVAEEFRSLVARGLGRGAVDWPNEVPLPLVTLSETMGEDMLSQSNSFLEDSKKRDPSVVDSDKTVNLCFQPASGIEEDKRNPRHSTDLIKEMIVQRRDFEEVQQTAAELTPRNKKPSPLAASEVKVDFEDFNWSYPAKHDTSVDKEIGESSNINIWTDSRLSRLYQTCGPSSTLILRALTPGSAGDVFSLERLEMLGDSFIKYAISCSVFFQQPHENEGKLSFIRGLKVSNRQLFYLARRRGLPSYMFPHMFDLFVNWLPPGFYYEDNDDTEGVNESELLLMPVESSQNIEDEEEEEDECIFAQEGVLGETDNPEASIGVEDHSSSIQLSPILHQRCSDKAVADALEALVGAYLLTMGTEGAWSFLQWLGIDPNKQEDGRDVQRHSSSFVEDSSTEEGKEFYSTAGTQEMSERPCSALQSCNVQCTSTVKDKDFDSTASRQEVSKRPCSVFQTSDESLSQWTCEILQIAPLEKALNCSGKGAPDASGRRKNKALPDKMHDPLLEKRTLWTNSLWTPHEIASNSQPSFHVSDDSLFQEKTALYSLHSNSAFLPSEESSSAEFKAIEEVLKYKFHNRLLLEQAFTHTSLPRDYNAVRSSYEQLEFLGDALLDFLVTRYLYIHERHKSPGDLTDLRSAVVNNFSFAALAVKLGFAKHLRSLSPQLFKIVNKFIEKFEEKLITQRQTSNNEICSSVIVLANEDSEEFVEVEVPKVLGDLFEAVAGALYVDCGQDLSKVWEIYLPILKPSIDYHSANPPMSATRKLLEMKPNASKFAPVERMVDGTFRSSLTVAGFGTFIGIGRNFQIAKSTAAQKALAALRKRKLLKE from the exons AGCCAAGGATAGTTGGCATTTCATCAGAAATGATGCAACAACAGGCTTGTCCTGAAGATTTGGAGAGATTTCTTAACTCACTTGAGGAGGAGTTCCATTGTAAAGCATCTATTTCTAATGGCTTACTGGCTTTAAACAGATATGGAGAACAGGTTGAGGTTGAGGTTACTTATTACACCTATACTCAGCCTCAAAAGAGTGAATTAACATACAGGATTATGGAAGTCCTTCAGAGGGCCCTAGAGTTTCTGAAAGACATCCCAGGGTCTGACGCAACTTCTCAAGAATGTGTTTTGTTCATGAAGCATATCTTTACTGAGTGCTGTAAGGttcttcttttgtttggacCATTGCAAATTGCTTATGTTTGTAATTTAGTTCTAAAGGAGTtaaaaaagcttgaaaaaagatGCTCTAGAAAATTTGACTTGCTCACTGTACAATTTTGCCAAACACAAGCCAATTTAATTCTCAAGTTATCAACACAGGATAAATTACAAGGAGAGGAATATAATTCCCCTGATGCGACGACGAAGCTgttattttacttgtcaactcaTTTGAAGCAAGAAAATACAGAGAATATACATAATGCTGACAGTAGTTTCTGCAATAGAAAAGATGTTTGTGTAAATTCACCAAGTTCTCAACAACCCAAACTTGCTGAAAATCCAAGCTCATGCTTACAGTCACATGACTGTCCTTCATTGGACCCTGTTCCTGTGGCAACGTCACAGCAAAACCAGAAAGGACTCCAATCAACATATGGTGCCAAGAATTATAGTGATGATCCATTGTGCATTGTTCTTGTGCCCAGTGTAATCGTAGCAAAGGCACTGAATTCTCTTATTAATAAACTATCAAACAGCAGGCCCAAGTACAGTTTCCTTAAAAGTGCTTGCGTTGATCCCCACAGGGCTAAACAGGGAATGATTGAGCGCAGCCTCTCTGTTGATACAGATGATAATGTATTGGAGTGTGTTCGGGATGGATCTGTCAATATTGTTATATCAACGTTTGAAATTGAAGAAGAGATATATGTGCGCAGATGCAGTCTTTTGATACGGCTTGGCATGCCTAAAGATTTCAATGGCTACATCAATGTAAAGAAGAAAGTAAGATCCTCAGAAGCCAAGGTTGTTTTTCTGGTAAATGAGGAAGACAAATACAAGGAGGAGGAGAGATTTAAG GTTTTCCACGAGATTGAGCATATTTTGTTGGAAAAGTGTTACAATACTAGTAGGCCATCATGCCATGAAATACAGAAGCTGTTCCAACAAGAGCCTTCAGAAGCTTATGAACCGTTTGGGAAGGATCTATTGTCAAGCATATCTCTTGTCAACAG TTATTGTTCTAAGTTTCCAAGCAGTGGAGTTGGTGCACCTGTTCCTTATTGCCGAACACAGGAAATATGGTCTGACAGTAAAGTTCAGTTTGTTTCTACTCTTTACTTGCCTCGAAACTCTCCTGTTTACTGGCCTATACAG GTGACTTCAACATATAGTAGAAATGACATGAACAAAGAGACTCTACGGAAGGCCACAATCAAATCAGAGATGCTTGTTGCAATGGAGACCTGTCGACAGCTTCACAAGGCAGGGGAGCTTGATGATGATCTTCAACCAATATCCAG GTTTCAAGTGTTTCGCCTAACAGCAGAGAATGAAAAATGCAATTGGGAAGTAGTGGACTGTGGCATGGGGATAGATGGATCAGTGAAGAGAAACAGAGTTTACATCAGAAAG TTTCCCGCCATCTTAGAGGATAATTTACCAGTTTGTGGCGGGCCAAGTTTTTTATATTCCATCACCATGGAATTGACCAAACCTTTGACCTTTGAAAGGGCTGCCAGATCGCGAAGTAAAGGCCATCCTTCAGGCGATTGTTACAGTCTTGGAATTCTCTGCAGGAGAACTTTACCTAAG ATTCCAGGGATGGTGATATTTGACAGAGCGGGAGAGGTAACCGCGACTATCGCTGAATGCAGAAGAAATCCGTTTGTCCCAAGCTTAGATCAACTCGCGCTCATTCAGAGGTTTACTGGGTTCATCTTCAAGGAAATTGCAAAACCAGGGAACACCTCAACAAAGACGTTTCCGAAATTTGATCCCAGCGTAGCCACGTCTGGGTACTATGTTGTGCTTTTAAAGAATTCTGAAGACGGGCGCTCGTCTCGTGCAGATGGACTAGACGCGAAAGAAATCGCTTTTGATTTTATGCAATCCATCGAGAAAGCTCTTGGCAGCTTCGACAGTCCAGCAGACCCAGCCCCTGCTGGTATCCAAGACATGGAGAAATTCGCAGATGCCGTAGTTACGGCTGTTTACAACGACAAGCGCCTTCGCTATTACGTGGCTGACATTTGTTATGACCGTAGCCCGGTGGATCCATTCCCAAACCAAGATGCTGCTGCCACATTTGCTGAATATTATCAGAAAAGATATGGAATTCAG GTGACTTTGGATCAACCTTTGTTAGATGTTGATCACATCTCGTCGCGATTGAATTTCCTTCTTCCTCGTTACCAGAGCATCAAAGGACATGAGCTTTCTTTTCCTTGGAAAGATTCCAGGCGCTCACAGAAAGCCCAGCTGTATGTGGTCCCCGAATTATGCTCCATTCATCCATTGCCCGCGTATTTGTGGCGACGGCTGTTTCTTCTGCCATCTGTGCTGTATCGGATGGAGTCCCTCCTGGTTGCTGAGGAGTTTAGGTCCCTTGTTGCTAGGGGCCTCGGCAGGGGGGCTGTTGATTGGCCGAATGAGGTGCCTCTGCCGCTGGTGACGTTGAGCGAGACTATGGGGGAGGATATGTTGAGTCAAAGTAATTCGTTTCTGGAAGATTCAAAGAAAAGAGATCCTTCTGTTGTGGATTCGGACAAAACCGTGAATCTCTGTTTTCAGCCAGCGTCTGGTATTGAAGAAGACAAGCGCAATCCCCGGCACTCCACGGATCTGATAAAAGAAATGATCGTGCAACGGAGAGATTTTGAGGAAGTGCAGCAAACGGCTGCGGAATTGACGCCAAGGAACAAAAAACCAAGTCCTTTAGCAGCAAGTGAGGTTAAAGTGGACTTTGAAGACTTTAATTGGTCATACCCCGCAAAACATGATACGAGTGTGGATAAGGAGATAGGTGAGTCCTCCAACATCAATATTTGGACGGATTCTCGTCTTTCTCGTTTGTACCAAACTTGCGGCCCTTCGTCAACCTTGATCCTCCGCGCGTTGACTCCAGGCTCAGCCGGCGACGTCTTTTCTCTCGAGAGGCTCGAAATGCTCGGCGATTCATTCATAAAATACGCCATCTCTTGCTCAGTTTTCTTCCAGCAGCCACACGAAAACGAGGGCAAGCTGTCCTTCATCCGGGGACTTAAAGTGAGCAATAGGCAGCTGTTCTATCTGGCACGAAGGCGAGGCTTGCCTTCGTACATGTTTCCCCATATGTTCGACCTTTTTGTCAACTGGCTTCCACCCGGTTTTTACTATGAGGACAACGACGATACTGAAGGAGTTAATGAAAGCGAGTTGTTACTGATGCCAGTTGAGAGCTCCCAAAACATCGaggacgaagaagaagaagaagatgagtGCATCTTTGCCCAGGAAGGTGTTTTAG GAGAAACTGACAACCCTGAAGCCTCCATCGGTGTGGAAGATCACTCTTCTAGTATACAACTGAGCCCAATCCTTCATCAGCGTTGCTCCGATAAGGCGGTTGCTGATGCCCTTGAGGCACTGGTTGGTGCGTACCTGCTGACTATGGGCACTGAAGGAGCCTGGAGCTTTCTTCAGTGGTTAGGCATTGACCCAAACAAGCAAGAAGATGGTCGAGATGTACAGAGGCACAGCTCATCATTCGTTGAAGACTCATCCACTGAGGAAGGTAAAGAGTTTTATTCAACAGCGGGAACGCAAGAGATGTCAGAACGACCTTGCAGTGCCCTCCAGAGTTGTAACGTGCAATGCACTTCCACTGTGAAAGACAAAGACTTTGATTCAACAGCGAGCAGACAGGAGGTGTCAAAACGACCTTGCAGTGTGTTCCAGACATCTGACGAGTCACTATCTCAGTGGACTTGTGAAATTCTTCAGATTGCGCCTCTGGAGAAAGCCCTGAACTGTTCCGGGAAGGGTGCGCCCGACGCAAGTGgcagaagaaagaacaaagcctTACCAGATAAGATGCATGATCCCCTTCTTGAAAAGAGAACACTGTGGACAAACTCATTATGGACTCCTCATGAGATCGCATCAAATTCCCAACCGAGTTTTCACGTGTCAGACGATTccttgtttcaagaaaaaacAGCACTTTACTCTTTACACTCTAACAGCGCTTTCCTCCCAAGTGAGGAATCATCATCTGCCGAATTTAAGGCAATTGAAGAGGTTCTGAAATACAAGTTTCACAATCGTTTACTCCTTGAGCAAGCTTTTACGCATACGTCTTTGCCTCGGGACTACAACGCTGTCCGCAGCAGCTACGAACAACTGGAATTCTTAGGAGACGCGCTCTTGGACTTCCTAGTGACGCGATATTTGTATATACACGAGAGACATAAGTCCCCTGGGGATCTGACGGACCTGCGCTCGGCTGTGGTGAATAACTTCAGCTTTGCAGCTTTGGCTGTGAAGTTGGGATTCGCCAAACACCTGCGATCGCTTTCACCTCAGCTTTTTAAAATCGTGAACAAGTTTATTGAGAAGTTCGAGGAGAAGTTGATAACACAACGCCAGACAAGCAACAACGAG ATTTGTTCcagtgttattgttcttgcAAATGAAGACAGCGAGGagtttgttgaagtggaggtaCCCAAGGTACTTGGTGACTTGTTCGAAGCAGTTGCTGGAGCACTATATGTGGATTGTGGCCAGGATCTCAGTAAAGTGTGGGAGATTTATCTGCCAATACTAAAGCCTTCTATTG ATTACCACTCTGCCAATCCTCCCATGTCGGCCACCAGGAAACTTCTGGAGATGAAACCTAACGCGTCAAAGTTTGC GCCTGTTGAGAGAATGGTGGATGGTACTTTTAGAAGCTCCCTGACTGTAGCAGGTTTCGGAACTTTTATAGGGATCGGTAGAAATTTTCAAATCGCAAAGTCGACTGCCGCTCAAAAAGCCCTTGCTGCTTTGCGAAAAAGAAAACTCTTAAAAGAATAG
- the LOC138027047 gene encoding endoribonuclease Dicer-like isoform X2: MIERSLSVDTDDNVLECVRDGSVNIVISTFEIEEEIYVRRCSLLIRLGMPKDFNGYINVKKKVRSSEAKVVFLVNEEDKYKEEERFKVFHEIEHILLEKCYNTSRPSCHEIQKLFQQEPSEAYEPFGKDLLSSISLVNSYCSKFPSSGVGAPVPYCRTQEIWSDSKVQFVSTLYLPRNSPVYWPIQVTSTYSRNDMNKETLRKATIKSEMLVAMETCRQLHKAGELDDDLQPISRFQVFRLTAENEKCNWEVVDCGMGIDGSVKRNRVYIRKFPAILEDNLPVCGGPSFLYSITMELTKPLTFERAARSRSKGHPSGDCYSLGILCRRTLPKIPGMVIFDRAGEVTATIAECRRNPFVPSLDQLALIQRFTGFIFKEIAKPGNTSTKTFPKFDPSVATSGYYVVLLKNSEDGRSSRADGLDAKEIAFDFMQSIEKALGSFDSPADPAPAGIQDMEKFADAVVTAVYNDKRLRYYVADICYDRSPVDPFPNQDAAATFAEYYQKRYGIQVTLDQPLLDVDHISSRLNFLLPRYQSIKGHELSFPWKDSRRSQKAQLYVVPELCSIHPLPAYLWRRLFLLPSVLYRMESLLVAEEFRSLVARGLGRGAVDWPNEVPLPLVTLSETMGEDMLSQSNSFLEDSKKRDPSVVDSDKTVNLCFQPASGIEEDKRNPRHSTDLIKEMIVQRRDFEEVQQTAAELTPRNKKPSPLAASEVKVDFEDFNWSYPAKHDTSVDKEIGESSNINIWTDSRLSRLYQTCGPSSTLILRALTPGSAGDVFSLERLEMLGDSFIKYAISCSVFFQQPHENEGKLSFIRGLKVSNRQLFYLARRRGLPSYMFPHMFDLFVNWLPPGFYYEDNDDTEGVNESELLLMPVESSQNIEDEEEEEDECIFAQEGVLGETDNPEASIGVEDHSSSIQLSPILHQRCSDKAVADALEALVGAYLLTMGTEGAWSFLQWLGIDPNKQEDGRDVQRHSSSFVEDSSTEEGKEFYSTAGTQEMSERPCSALQSCNVQCTSTVKDKDFDSTASRQEVSKRPCSVFQTSDESLSQWTCEILQIAPLEKALNCSGKGAPDASGRRKNKALPDKMHDPLLEKRTLWTNSLWTPHEIASNSQPSFHVSDDSLFQEKTALYSLHSNSAFLPSEESSSAEFKAIEEVLKYKFHNRLLLEQAFTHTSLPRDYNAVRSSYEQLEFLGDALLDFLVTRYLYIHERHKSPGDLTDLRSAVVNNFSFAALAVKLGFAKHLRSLSPQLFKIVNKFIEKFEEKLITQRQTSNNEICSSVIVLANEDSEEFVEVEVPKVLGDLFEAVAGALYVDCGQDLSKVWEIYLPILKPSIDYHSANPPMSATRKLLEMKPNASKFAPVERMVDGTFRSSLTVAGFGTFIGIGRNFQIAKSTAAQKALAALRKRKLLKE, translated from the exons ATGATTGAGCGCAGCCTCTCTGTTGATACAGATGATAATGTATTGGAGTGTGTTCGGGATGGATCTGTCAATATTGTTATATCAACGTTTGAAATTGAAGAAGAGATATATGTGCGCAGATGCAGTCTTTTGATACGGCTTGGCATGCCTAAAGATTTCAATGGCTACATCAATGTAAAGAAGAAAGTAAGATCCTCAGAAGCCAAGGTTGTTTTTCTGGTAAATGAGGAAGACAAATACAAGGAGGAGGAGAGATTTAAG GTTTTCCACGAGATTGAGCATATTTTGTTGGAAAAGTGTTACAATACTAGTAGGCCATCATGCCATGAAATACAGAAGCTGTTCCAACAAGAGCCTTCAGAAGCTTATGAACCGTTTGGGAAGGATCTATTGTCAAGCATATCTCTTGTCAACAG TTATTGTTCTAAGTTTCCAAGCAGTGGAGTTGGTGCACCTGTTCCTTATTGCCGAACACAGGAAATATGGTCTGACAGTAAAGTTCAGTTTGTTTCTACTCTTTACTTGCCTCGAAACTCTCCTGTTTACTGGCCTATACAG GTGACTTCAACATATAGTAGAAATGACATGAACAAAGAGACTCTACGGAAGGCCACAATCAAATCAGAGATGCTTGTTGCAATGGAGACCTGTCGACAGCTTCACAAGGCAGGGGAGCTTGATGATGATCTTCAACCAATATCCAG GTTTCAAGTGTTTCGCCTAACAGCAGAGAATGAAAAATGCAATTGGGAAGTAGTGGACTGTGGCATGGGGATAGATGGATCAGTGAAGAGAAACAGAGTTTACATCAGAAAG TTTCCCGCCATCTTAGAGGATAATTTACCAGTTTGTGGCGGGCCAAGTTTTTTATATTCCATCACCATGGAATTGACCAAACCTTTGACCTTTGAAAGGGCTGCCAGATCGCGAAGTAAAGGCCATCCTTCAGGCGATTGTTACAGTCTTGGAATTCTCTGCAGGAGAACTTTACCTAAG ATTCCAGGGATGGTGATATTTGACAGAGCGGGAGAGGTAACCGCGACTATCGCTGAATGCAGAAGAAATCCGTTTGTCCCAAGCTTAGATCAACTCGCGCTCATTCAGAGGTTTACTGGGTTCATCTTCAAGGAAATTGCAAAACCAGGGAACACCTCAACAAAGACGTTTCCGAAATTTGATCCCAGCGTAGCCACGTCTGGGTACTATGTTGTGCTTTTAAAGAATTCTGAAGACGGGCGCTCGTCTCGTGCAGATGGACTAGACGCGAAAGAAATCGCTTTTGATTTTATGCAATCCATCGAGAAAGCTCTTGGCAGCTTCGACAGTCCAGCAGACCCAGCCCCTGCTGGTATCCAAGACATGGAGAAATTCGCAGATGCCGTAGTTACGGCTGTTTACAACGACAAGCGCCTTCGCTATTACGTGGCTGACATTTGTTATGACCGTAGCCCGGTGGATCCATTCCCAAACCAAGATGCTGCTGCCACATTTGCTGAATATTATCAGAAAAGATATGGAATTCAG GTGACTTTGGATCAACCTTTGTTAGATGTTGATCACATCTCGTCGCGATTGAATTTCCTTCTTCCTCGTTACCAGAGCATCAAAGGACATGAGCTTTCTTTTCCTTGGAAAGATTCCAGGCGCTCACAGAAAGCCCAGCTGTATGTGGTCCCCGAATTATGCTCCATTCATCCATTGCCCGCGTATTTGTGGCGACGGCTGTTTCTTCTGCCATCTGTGCTGTATCGGATGGAGTCCCTCCTGGTTGCTGAGGAGTTTAGGTCCCTTGTTGCTAGGGGCCTCGGCAGGGGGGCTGTTGATTGGCCGAATGAGGTGCCTCTGCCGCTGGTGACGTTGAGCGAGACTATGGGGGAGGATATGTTGAGTCAAAGTAATTCGTTTCTGGAAGATTCAAAGAAAAGAGATCCTTCTGTTGTGGATTCGGACAAAACCGTGAATCTCTGTTTTCAGCCAGCGTCTGGTATTGAAGAAGACAAGCGCAATCCCCGGCACTCCACGGATCTGATAAAAGAAATGATCGTGCAACGGAGAGATTTTGAGGAAGTGCAGCAAACGGCTGCGGAATTGACGCCAAGGAACAAAAAACCAAGTCCTTTAGCAGCAAGTGAGGTTAAAGTGGACTTTGAAGACTTTAATTGGTCATACCCCGCAAAACATGATACGAGTGTGGATAAGGAGATAGGTGAGTCCTCCAACATCAATATTTGGACGGATTCTCGTCTTTCTCGTTTGTACCAAACTTGCGGCCCTTCGTCAACCTTGATCCTCCGCGCGTTGACTCCAGGCTCAGCCGGCGACGTCTTTTCTCTCGAGAGGCTCGAAATGCTCGGCGATTCATTCATAAAATACGCCATCTCTTGCTCAGTTTTCTTCCAGCAGCCACACGAAAACGAGGGCAAGCTGTCCTTCATCCGGGGACTTAAAGTGAGCAATAGGCAGCTGTTCTATCTGGCACGAAGGCGAGGCTTGCCTTCGTACATGTTTCCCCATATGTTCGACCTTTTTGTCAACTGGCTTCCACCCGGTTTTTACTATGAGGACAACGACGATACTGAAGGAGTTAATGAAAGCGAGTTGTTACTGATGCCAGTTGAGAGCTCCCAAAACATCGaggacgaagaagaagaagaagatgagtGCATCTTTGCCCAGGAAGGTGTTTTAG GAGAAACTGACAACCCTGAAGCCTCCATCGGTGTGGAAGATCACTCTTCTAGTATACAACTGAGCCCAATCCTTCATCAGCGTTGCTCCGATAAGGCGGTTGCTGATGCCCTTGAGGCACTGGTTGGTGCGTACCTGCTGACTATGGGCACTGAAGGAGCCTGGAGCTTTCTTCAGTGGTTAGGCATTGACCCAAACAAGCAAGAAGATGGTCGAGATGTACAGAGGCACAGCTCATCATTCGTTGAAGACTCATCCACTGAGGAAGGTAAAGAGTTTTATTCAACAGCGGGAACGCAAGAGATGTCAGAACGACCTTGCAGTGCCCTCCAGAGTTGTAACGTGCAATGCACTTCCACTGTGAAAGACAAAGACTTTGATTCAACAGCGAGCAGACAGGAGGTGTCAAAACGACCTTGCAGTGTGTTCCAGACATCTGACGAGTCACTATCTCAGTGGACTTGTGAAATTCTTCAGATTGCGCCTCTGGAGAAAGCCCTGAACTGTTCCGGGAAGGGTGCGCCCGACGCAAGTGgcagaagaaagaacaaagcctTACCAGATAAGATGCATGATCCCCTTCTTGAAAAGAGAACACTGTGGACAAACTCATTATGGACTCCTCATGAGATCGCATCAAATTCCCAACCGAGTTTTCACGTGTCAGACGATTccttgtttcaagaaaaaacAGCACTTTACTCTTTACACTCTAACAGCGCTTTCCTCCCAAGTGAGGAATCATCATCTGCCGAATTTAAGGCAATTGAAGAGGTTCTGAAATACAAGTTTCACAATCGTTTACTCCTTGAGCAAGCTTTTACGCATACGTCTTTGCCTCGGGACTACAACGCTGTCCGCAGCAGCTACGAACAACTGGAATTCTTAGGAGACGCGCTCTTGGACTTCCTAGTGACGCGATATTTGTATATACACGAGAGACATAAGTCCCCTGGGGATCTGACGGACCTGCGCTCGGCTGTGGTGAATAACTTCAGCTTTGCAGCTTTGGCTGTGAAGTTGGGATTCGCCAAACACCTGCGATCGCTTTCACCTCAGCTTTTTAAAATCGTGAACAAGTTTATTGAGAAGTTCGAGGAGAAGTTGATAACACAACGCCAGACAAGCAACAACGAG ATTTGTTCcagtgttattgttcttgcAAATGAAGACAGCGAGGagtttgttgaagtggaggtaCCCAAGGTACTTGGTGACTTGTTCGAAGCAGTTGCTGGAGCACTATATGTGGATTGTGGCCAGGATCTCAGTAAAGTGTGGGAGATTTATCTGCCAATACTAAAGCCTTCTATTG ATTACCACTCTGCCAATCCTCCCATGTCGGCCACCAGGAAACTTCTGGAGATGAAACCTAACGCGTCAAAGTTTGC GCCTGTTGAGAGAATGGTGGATGGTACTTTTAGAAGCTCCCTGACTGTAGCAGGTTTCGGAACTTTTATAGGGATCGGTAGAAATTTTCAAATCGCAAAGTCGACTGCCGCTCAAAAAGCCCTTGCTGCTTTGCGAAAAAGAAAACTCTTAAAAGAATAG